The nucleotide sequence ggttattgaccggagaacatctcggtcatgtctgcatgtctcccgaacccgtagggtctacacacttaaggttcgatgacgctagggttataaaggaagcttgtatgtggttaccgaatgttgttcggagtcccggatgagatcccggacgtcacgaggagttccggaatggtccggaggtaaagatttatatatagaaagtcctgtttcggccatcgggacaagtttcggggtcatcggtattgtaccgggaccaccggaagggtcccgggggcccaccgggtggggccacctgccccggggggccacatgggctgtagggggtgcgccttggcctacatgggccaagggcaccagcccctagaggcccatgcaccaagataaaggaaaaagggaagagtcctaaagggggaaggcacctccgaggtgccttggggaggatggactcctccccatccttagccgcaccccttccttggaggagggggcaaggctgcgcccttcccctctcccttggccctatatatagtggggaaaaggaggagcaatcagaccttaggcctttggttgcctccctctccctcccgtgacacatctcctctcccgtaggtgctcggcgaagccctgcgggattgccacgctcctccaccaccaccacgccgttgtgctgctgttggatggagtcttcctcaacctttccctctctccttgctggatcaaggcgtgggagacgtcaccgggctgtacgtgtgttgaacgcggaggtgccgtccgttcggcactaggatcatcggtgatctgaatcacgacgagtacgactccatcaaccccgttcacttgaacgcttccgcttagcgatctacaagggtatgtagatgcactcccctttctactcgttgctggtctctccatagatagatcttggtgttgcgtaggaaaatttttgaatttctgctacgttccccaacagctataaCGCGCTCGTCGTTACTGCTGACGATTGCAGACGACGTCCGGGCGGAGTGCCACTGTAGCCGACTCGACCCGGCCACTCCGTGACGTCCGACAAGACAGACAACAGTGCCGCCTGGCACATGGGGTCCTCGCCCGGCGAGCTCTGACACCCGGTGGGTCCCAGCACCGGCTTCCCGGACGATGACAACCCGGCCCCACGACCTTGTAACTTTACCGTTGTaaccctggggggttgacctataaaaccccccaggaggccTCCATGCACGGGGGCGAAGCGATCAGTAGAACACACATCCACACACACAATCCAGGGAGAGGGaacagcctaagccttggcctgccttccttcttcctccaaacagctctaggagcaactctgtaccacaGCATATAAACTAacctcggcaggactaggggtgttatctctccggagagctccaaacctgggtatgtcttgcatccctcgctcgctcatgccgacctcgcctctggagcccaccggtgccatcgagcctcctcctctctttagccatcccttggtatctgccgtgcgcccaccacgacacttcctctttgggaaaataccgacgtagcttcaagcgacatcaccacTCTTCCTACCTCCGCCGACCACCACCTGCCAACATTGACGCTCTGTAGGACCCGATGCATTCCTCGTCACTGAGATTTGGGCTTCTCTTGTCGTCACTGGCACATAAATCGGCGGATCTACGGCTCTCGCCCTCGGCGCCAGATTTGACGCATCCAGCCACCGGCCCCGTCGCCTTTCTTCATGGATTGGATGGGTATCGAACCGCATAGCCTATGCAACGACTTCGCGCCGCATATCGATATCTCCTCCTTCTCTAATTGCTTGGATCTCACTCGTCGACTGGCCACCATCACAGCCACGCCCGACGGCCGTCGGACGGGCTTGGCACTAGCCCAGCAGCTACGTCAGCTCCTCGCTGTCGGTCATCAAGTGTGACCACTGCCCACGGCTAGTGTTGCACCAAGTTTCGAGCACGCAGAAGCATCCAGCATGGGTGTTCTTCAGGAGTGAAAAAGGATGGGGTGAGTTCTTGTTGCTACGGTTTGCTCAAAAAATTTATGTGATGGGATTTCTATTAAAGTGCATAATTGTGGTTCTAGTTTTTTTATCGGTTCTCTTGGCGAAGAATTGGTGAATCATGTACTACTATGTTTTAAGATGGCGTTTAGTAAAATAAAAAAGTAGTGAAGTTATTTCGGTGGCCAGAAATGAAATGAATTTGATAAAATAAATTACTCCACTAAATTTAGGAGATCAGTTATGTACAATCAAAATTTAGTGGAGTAAAAATAGTCCATTAATCTTTTAGGAGATGctcttctattttttattttttaggagATGCTCTTAGTTTAGAAAAAGATTTCTGCTAAAAAAACACATCAAAGTGTTGTTCCTGTAGTTTTAAGCAAAGACAGTTAAGTAAATCcgaagagagaatatgcataaaaaaacattttttgatTCCCTAGAGTGAAAAGGGGTCGTagaccaagagagagagagagagtagagagAGAAAGTCCTGGTCCCAATTCCCCATCTCGCTTCAGCGTCTACTGCTAGATAGAGTAGTATTAAATGTACTAGCAGGCAGCTCACTCCCGCAAGGCTCCCCTTCATCTCTCCCTGCTCCAAGCCTCTCTCTCGCACGCATCCcatcccaccccaccccaccccacccgaCCGCGTTGAGTCGAGTCCAATCGATGGAGCAGCAGCctgtggcggcggcagcggcagcggagcCGGAGGTACCGGCGGGGCTTGGGCTGACGGCCGCGGAGTACGCGCAGCTGCTGCCCACGGTGGAGGCGTACCACCGGTACGCCGTGGGGCCAGGCCAATGCTCCTCCCTCGTCGCGCAGCGTATCGAGGCGCCGCCAGCAGCCGTCTGGGCCATCGTCCGCCGCTTCGACTGCCCCCAGGTGTACAAACACTTCATCCGCAGCTGCGCGCTCCGCCCGGACCCCgaggccggcgacgagctccgcccgGGCCGCCTCCGCGAGGTCAGCGTCATCTCCGGCCTCCCCGCCAGCACCAGCAccgagcgcctcgacctcctcgacgacgcGCGCAGGGCCTTCGGCTTCACCATCACCGGCGGCGAGCACCGCCTCCGCAACTACCGGTCCGTCACCACCGTCTCCGAACTCTCCCCGGCCGCGCCCGCTGAGATCTGCACCGTCGTCCTCGAGTCATACGTCGTCGACGTCCCCGACGGCAACAGCGAGGAGGACACGCGCCTCTTCGCGGACACTGTCGTCAGGCTCAACCTCCAGAAGCTCAAGTCCGTGGCCGAGGccaacgccgccgccgcggccacgaCCGCGCCGCCGGCAGAATAACGGCGGCCGGATGCTGTGATACGCTTTGCTTTTTCTCGGGAGGGGGTTGCTTCGAATTGACGCATGCAGGGGCTTCGAATAGGTGTGATTCCTGAGGTGCTGCCTGTAATAAAACTCTTTCCATGGACTCCTCCATCCCCTTTCTTTTCCTTTCCTTTGGAATTCTTTCACCTTTCTGTCGTGCTTGCAATTGGAATTCAACTTTGCATGTCCGTGATTCATAGCTCGCTACTGCTAGATGATCAAGCCAGCTTATCACTTATAGCAGTACTACTCAATGTTCATTAGCTTGATTCATACTCTAGCCCTTGTTgatcaatgatgatgatgatgaattagcACTTGTTGATCAataatgatgatgaagaagaattaGTACTACCTGCTGATCGATGATGATGATAATAATGTTAAATGGAAACGAAAAGAAACTAGGAGTGCTCTAAACTGTAGAGGCTGGAACGATGTTACTGTGATTGATTGTCTTGAGATGCTTGTTTAGTGGGTGTGGTTTTTGTCTCTTTCTTGTCATGTTTTTCTGTTGCGTGTGCTCCGGGATGCATGCATCATTGTTTCTGTTTGGAACCGGCATGAAAACACAGCGGCGATCGACACTTGTTGCTTCTCTAGTTCCCTGGAGTAGAAAACAACACTTCCATTTTCCCAGGCCACACTACAAAATTTGGTGAATTTATGTCCAGTTTGTGCATATCTGAATATGTTATCAGCGACTGTAGCAGTCATGTCATGTGATCCATTTGTGTTAGCCCAGCCTTCCAGAAGCCatccatatcatgtgatgaatgctaTTGCCAAGCAAGTTTTTACTCATATTTTTCATGATCAAATCCATTGCTACTGCTATGCTGGTGCTTAAAGATTCAGACATGGAAGGAAAAAGCCAGTACAGTAGCAGCAAGAATGCAAGATGCTCAAGAGTCCCAGCGAgcatcttcttttcttttctttttttcttttcaatcAATCTGTCCGCCTCCTCCTTTCCAGAGACAAATCAGTTTGGAACTTACTACAAGTGAAAAAACGAAAGTTGCAGGTCACCAAAGAGCTCACTAATGCAAATTAGGTGCTCCACTGGCCATTAGTGGGGTTCCCCCTCCACCAATCCCCTTGCCCCATTGTCAATTTGGCATCATCACGAGAAAGAAAAGGAACAATGACTAGATCTCCCTCCCGTTTCCAGTTCCATATAGTACATCGCCCTAATTCAGATTCTCTCTCCCCCCCTCTGATCAACATCGGCATATCACGTTGACAAGCTTCTGAAGAGACGCAGCGCGGCACCATCAGCGGAGGTTTGCTGATCGGCAGCAATGGGGGCAGGCAGGCCCTGGGTTGcattgatggtggtggtggtgggcgcCCGGCGCCGGCGTCGGAGCCGAGACGATCGAGACGACGACAGAAGCATTGAAGGCCTAGCGATGGATGGCGTTTCACATGGCGCTGTCTTTCAGACGGACATGGACCTGACACTCGCTCATCCACTTGCGCAACTTGCTTGCCCCCAATAATCAAAGCCAGAAAAGACTCCACCTTTTATTCTCCCTTTTTCTCTTACGTCCAGGACAACGGACTCCGACCTTATTTTAATAATGGAAAAAGAAAACGCTTTATATTTCACCCCGCCCCTACACGCTGATCAATGGACAAGATGCAGTAATTGGTCGAGAAGATGGCTGTTTTTCCTTTCCTCCCTCCAGAtgcaatactccctccgttccaaaatatagcgcgcccacgtttttcgaggttcaactttgaccataaatttaacccacgagaccgactgcggcgggatcaaaaattatataattaaaaactttttttgaatacgaattcattggtataattttttcgcccgccgcagtcggtcttgttgattaaattaatggtcaaagttgaagcacggaaaccgaggacacgctatattttggaacggagggagtatctgatCAGCGACTCGCAACCAGATTGGGTCAGTGTCTGATGGACTAGTAGCAACTCTGTTGACTGCTTCTGCTTTTGCTTGAGAGAGGAACACTGCAGAGAAAGAAAGAAATGcaagataaaaaataaaatacgcagtcacaaaaaaatgaaaaaataaatggGGTGAGAGAGGCTCGAACTCTCGACCTCAGGATCACCCACTTTAGCTATGAGACCTCCATTGTGATAACAACTGGTCCTAGACCTATAAGTACAGGATGTTGTAAACCAGTTCTTTTAACCTCATGGACGAACAAAAGGGTAGTCTGAGTTGTGCCAAAAGAGACCCAGCACCATTTCTTTTTTCTGTCAACTTGGACGGAGTTGAACTGCGAGCCAGGCTTGAGGTCAGCAGCATCCATCACCACCTCATTCCTTTTGAACGGGGGAAGGAATCACTAGCTCCTACTCCTATTCCTACAGCATACGGATAAAGATGAACCAACCTGTCCTATACTACTACGTACTATGaacctctttttttttttgcgggggacacGTACTATGAACCTCAACCGTGTCACCACTCACCAGCCATGAGATGAGAGTCGTCGAGGCGACACATGGTTAGGATTCCACCTCGTCTTTGTCTGCGATTCTCTTCCTGTAGGTTACCCGATCAACTACACAAGATAAGATAATGGACCGTCTGGAATGAGCGAAACGCAAGGGTCTTCAAGCAAAAGTGTGCCCCTCCACCTACATTGCTTGACTCCATCGATACTGAGGCAAACCTTTGGGTCATCGCTGGTGCAAAAAAATTAGGGTCTCTTATTTTACGAGAGTGATCTCATGCCGTGTATTGAGTGACTTGTAACAAACTCTTTCTTTCTTAATTAAtgaatgaggcaaagcttttgcctccgtttcgaaaaaaaaaagataagataatggaGCTAGGTGGATGTGGGCAGCGTGGGGAAGAAGGGGAAACTTCACATGGCAGGCTGGGAAGCCCCTTTGTCGACCAAGGGCAACAGGAGACACACCATACGGTGGCAATGCACAACGAACTGATGACATACATGTCTTGGCCTCTTTGAGCAACTCCAGCGTGGTGACCCATTTTATCCGCAggcgtccgtttggatcggcgcggACACAAAAATCGGCTcaatgcgccgacccaaacggacgcgcttCCGCTTGGCGTCCGTCTGCCGACCCATTTCCGttccatttttgagccggatttacGTCGGCGCGGACAGAGGCGGACGCGCGCGCGCCTTCTCCTCCTCCGAGCACGCTGGTGGTGGCAGCTTCCACCATTTTTCTCCACCCCCCCAGAAACCCTCCCGCCCGCGTGCGCTCCCGGTCCATCACcgccatggacgacgacctcgacgccgacgccggcctcgcctccctcgcctcgtccggctgCCGACCGCCCCCTCCGGCAAAGGCAAGCCTCGCGCCCCCCGCAAGACCGCCGTGCCCAAGCCGAAGAAGGCGCCGACGTCCGAACAACGGGCAAGGGAGTCGCCCAAGAGGAAGGACTGGAGGCACGCGGCGGACACGAGGGATGAAGTCATCGCgacggccgccgtcgccgccgccgcgcagcaggaggtcaccaacgcccgcattgcggcggcaacgagggaggggctctatatgctagggttaaaccctagccagcacggccTCGTTAACGCCGTCGTGGCCGTGGCCAGCACCGGCTCATATGCATTTCCTCGGATGGTGCTACCTGACTCGCCCCGCATGTCGGCTTGCACCCTG is from Triticum aestivum cultivar Chinese Spring chromosome 1B, IWGSC CS RefSeq v2.1, whole genome shotgun sequence and encodes:
- the LOC123125730 gene encoding abscisic acid receptor PYL10-like, which codes for MEQQPVAAAAAAEPEVPAGLGLTAAEYAQLLPTVEAYHRYAVGPGQCSSLVAQRIEAPPAAVWAIVRRFDCPQVYKHFIRSCALRPDPEAGDELRPGRLREVSVISGLPASTSTERLDLLDDARRAFGFTITGGEHRLRNYRSVTTVSELSPAAPAEICTVVLESYVVDVPDGNSEEDTRLFADTVVRLNLQKLKSVAEANAAAAATTAPPAE